The Paenibacillus amylolyticus genome contains the following window.
AACAGGGTGTTAATGTAACCATTCGTCGTGAACAGGGACATGATATTGCTGCCGCTTGCGGTCAGCTTCGTGCAAAGCATATGGAGTTGAGGTGAGAACGTTTTGATCAAAACAGTTCATGTGAGCCATATCGGACGAGTGCGTTCGGTGAATGAAGATTCAGCCTGGATTCGTAATCTCGATACAGGATATATTCTGGGTATTGTTGCCGATGGCATGGGTGGACATCTCGCAGGGGATACGGCAAGCCGCTTGGCCGTGGAGACGTTGGTAGAAGATCTGGGAACACTGGAACCAGGTCTGTCGCATGCGTCTCTCTCCGCAGCGCTTAGCGATGCTATTTTGCATGCCAACGAAGTGATCTACCGCACGGCCTCCTCAGATGACAAATATCACAACATGGGAACAACGGTGGTTGCGGCATTATTGAACGATACGGAAGGTGTTATTGGACACATCGGTGATAGCAGAGCGTACAAAATTGCGAACAAAGCTGTGATCCAGCTAACCGAGGACCATACACTGGTGAATGAATTGTTCAAAAATGGTCAGATTAGCAAAGAAGATGTGTCTCATCATCCACGTCGCAACGTGCTGACTCGTGCACTTGGAACAGATGCCGATGTGAAGGTAGACCTGGATACCGTCAAGCTGGAGGAAGGCGAAGTTCTTCTCCTGTGCAGTGATGGCCTCAGTAACCTGGTCAGCAATGAGCAGATTATTCAGGTTGCCGGCAATCTGGAACTGGCATTGGAAGATCGTGCAGACCGACTTCTCCAGTTGGCTTTACTTGCTGGGGGAGACGACAATATCACGGTTGCTTTGTTTGAGTTGCAGAGGGATGGTTCCGTGGATACGGAAACGGGGTGTGAGTCATGATTGGGCACCAGCTAGGCGGACGCTATGAAGTGTTAGAGCGTGTCGGCGGTGGCGGCATGGCTCTTGTGTATAAAGCACAGGATCTTCTGTTAAACCGGAATGTAGCGATTAAAGTTCTTAGACAACAGTTTGTGCATGACGAAGAGTTTATTCGTCGTTTCCGCAGGGAAGCACAATCAGCAGCATCGCTGTCTCATCCGAATGTGGTCAGCATTTATGACGTGGGGCAGGAAGATGACGTTCATTATATTGTCATGGAGTACGTGGAAGGCAAAAACCTGAATGAAATTATCAAAGAACGTGCGCCTCTGCAGGTGGACGAATCGGTGCGAATTGCTTCACAGATTGCAGATGCTCTGGATCACGCACATCATAATCAAATCATTCATCGGGATATCAAACCCCACAATATATTAATTGGCCGGAATGGCCGCGTGAAAGTAACTGATTTCGGGATTGCCCGTGCCGTTACATCTACAACGATTACACAGACGGGCTCTGTAGTCGGTTCTGTACATTACTTCTCACCGGAGCATGCCAAAGGCATCGTTACTGGTGAGAAATCGGACTTATATTCTCTTGGGATCGTACTTTACCAAATGCTTACTGGCCAACTTCCGTTTCTGGGTGAAAGTCCAATCAGTGTGGCACTGAAGCATCTGCAGGAAGAGTTCGATGAACCACGCAAATTCAATCCATTGATTCCGCAAAGTGTGGAAAATGTCATCTTGAAATCCATGCGTAAAAACCCGCAGGAACGTTATCAGTCGGCCAAGGAAATGCAGACCGATCTGGAAACTTGCCTGATGCCGGAGAGACGTAATGAAACAAAGATTGATTTTCCGGATGAGGATGATATTGACCAGACTCGTGTTATGCCTGCCATCAAGCCTGAACCGCGCGGAGTTACATCGACAGGTGCGGTGCCAGTGATGGAGTCTGACGAGGAAACTGGCAAGGGTAAGGCAAAAGCTAAGGGCTGGAAGAAACCGGCACTACTTATCTCATTAACCGTTCTTATTCTAATCGCGATGGTGGGCGTTGTATGGTATGTCAAGGGGATGCTGGTGGTACCTGAAGTTACCGTGCCTAACGTGATCACCCAGACGGAAGAAAAGGCGCGCGAAATGCTTGAGGAGAAAGGACTCGTCGTCAGTGATGAGGTCATCCGTCTCTATCAAGATGGGGTCGAACCCGGTATTGTCTTTGACCAGAGCAGAAAAGAAGGCGATGTCGTCAAAGAAGGTTCCGAGGTCCAGCTCAGTGTTGGTGCAGAAAAAGAACTGGTGAAGATGATTGATGTCAAACAGGAGACTTATGATGAGGCTGTCAAGAAGCTGACTGCGCTCGGCATCAAGGAAGATCAGATTCAGCGGAAAGA
Protein-coding sequences here:
- a CDS encoding Stp1/IreP family PP2C-type Ser/Thr phosphatase; its protein translation is MIKTVHVSHIGRVRSVNEDSAWIRNLDTGYILGIVADGMGGHLAGDTASRLAVETLVEDLGTLEPGLSHASLSAALSDAILHANEVIYRTASSDDKYHNMGTTVVAALLNDTEGVIGHIGDSRAYKIANKAVIQLTEDHTLVNELFKNGQISKEDVSHHPRRNVLTRALGTDADVKVDLDTVKLEEGEVLLLCSDGLSNLVSNEQIIQVAGNLELALEDRADRLLQLALLAGGDDNITVALFELQRDGSVDTETGCES
- the pknB gene encoding Stk1 family PASTA domain-containing Ser/Thr kinase — protein: MIGHQLGGRYEVLERVGGGGMALVYKAQDLLLNRNVAIKVLRQQFVHDEEFIRRFRREAQSAASLSHPNVVSIYDVGQEDDVHYIVMEYVEGKNLNEIIKERAPLQVDESVRIASQIADALDHAHHNQIIHRDIKPHNILIGRNGRVKVTDFGIARAVTSTTITQTGSVVGSVHYFSPEHAKGIVTGEKSDLYSLGIVLYQMLTGQLPFLGESPISVALKHLQEEFDEPRKFNPLIPQSVENVILKSMRKNPQERYQSAKEMQTDLETCLMPERRNETKIDFPDEDDIDQTRVMPAIKPEPRGVTSTGAVPVMESDEETGKGKAKAKGWKKPALLISLTVLILIAMVGVVWYVKGMLVVPEVTVPNVITQTEEKAREMLEEKGLVVSDEVIRLYQDGVEPGIVFDQSRKEGDVVKEGSEVQLSVGAEKELVKMIDVKQETYDEAVKKLTALGIKEDQIQRKDDFSNDVASGSVISQTPGVNEEFDPETVQIELTVSKGTETVKMPDLKDLTRSEAEAKLKSAGLVLAQVQEESSYTVDQGKVTQQWPVEAGAEVSPGDKITIFISTGYPPEALQYPFNINVSPKEEGKNSKIRITYEDARGKNQEWGTRTVNSTQTLTIPLVLAPNENGAVSVYRDGQFLDTYLVSYSEAKNGTVNVPSIDPEENTQTPPPENEPDPGQGSVDEGSVDPNQEGEPESTPADGEGDSGDEDTSAMNNGKGHGKDKEKKKKEVINASSRP